One part of the Hydra vulgaris chromosome 01, alternate assembly HydraT2T_AEP genome encodes these proteins:
- the LOC136074439 gene encoding uncharacterized protein LOC136074439: protein MPIFISANTSNKQKQKQNKVTFTKRLLSLNNQLAFQNELGNIDWSPLESLNDANSMFNNFHHNFLNLHEKHFPETEVKIKVKTLNSLWFSKGLKKASKRKHRLYDRYLKNKCVKTKAEYKNYRTLFEKVKRTAKSNYYKKQFEKCQLSSRKTWQVQNKIIGKPKVNESFPKILHIKNKTIDNENNIANEFNNFFVNIGPKLAAKIPNVNKSFKEYLQCNKNQFKNENLTFKEYETAFKSLKRNKSSGIDGININIVIDCFNELKVSLFKICKRSLNEGILIYLNQQKLNLYINQFGFQKSTSTEHAILHFGIRGVPCRWIADYLSKRTQSIYNGNKKLTNSSLISCGVPQGSILGPLLFLIYVNDLWRATNITTIMFADDSNFFISGKDMPQLFVQMNNELDKISLWLNANKLSINSSKSKFSLFYPLKKIPISFPKLVIENTEVSRERVTKFLGVLIDENNTWNKHIAYIGSKISKIFMKCESSTSKNADIAKLLNSCGTDGLDPSEVNVDLHNFFEYRDRENDFDDDFLMSDLSDNQASCGDR, encoded by the exons ATGCCAATTTTCATATCCGCTAATAcgtcaaataaacaaaaacaaaaacaaaataaagtcaCATTTACTAAACGCCTCCTATCATTAAACAATCAATTAGCGTTTCAAAATGAACTAGGAAATATAGACTGGTCTCCATTAGAATCACTCAATGATGCTAATTCCATGTTTAATAACTTccatcacaattttttaaacttgcatgAAAAACACTTCCCAGAGACAgaagtaaaaattaaagttaaaacctTAAATTCGCTATGGTTTAGTAAAGGCTTAAAAAAAGCTTCGAAGCGAAAACATCGACTGTACGAtagatatctaaaaaataagtgCGTAAAGACCAAGGCagaatataaaaactatagGACTTTATTTGAGAAAGTCAAACGAACTGCAAAatcaaactattataaaaagcaatttgaaaaGTGTCAACTAAGTTCTAGGAAAACTTGGcaagtacaaaataaaataattggaaAACCGAAAGTCAATGAATCTTTTCCGAAAAtcttacatattaaaaataaaactattgacaatgaaaacaatatagcaaatgaatttaacaatttttttgtgaatataGGACCTAAACTTGCGGCAAAAATtccaaatgtaaataaatcatttaaggAATACCTTCAGtgcaataaaaatcaatttaaaaatgagaatttAACCTTTAAAGAATACGAAACAGCTTTTAAAAGCTTGAAACGTAATAAGTCATCTGGAATTGATGGTATAAACATCAACATTGTCATTGACTGTTTTAATGAGTTAAAagtgtctttatttaaaatttgtaaacgtTCTCTGAATGAGGGTATCCTGATATACTTAAATCAGCAAAAGTTAAACCTATATATAAATCAG TTTGGATTCCAGAAAAGCActtcaactgaacatgcaatacTTCACTTCGGCATAAGAGGCGTACCCTGTAGGTGGATAGCAGATTACCTGAGTAAACGTACACAGTCTATATATAACggaaataaaaaactaacaaattcATCTTTAATTTCTTGTGGAGTGCCCCAAGGATCTATTCTTGGGCCTCTACTTTTCCTAATATACGTGAATGATCTCTGGAGAGCGacaaatataacaacaataatgtttgctgacgacagtaacttttttatttcaggaAAAGATATGCCTCAACTCTTTGTACAAATGAACAACGAGTTAGATAAAATTTCACTATGGttaaatgcaaataaactttctattAATTCAAGTAAATCAAAGTTCTCATTATTCtaccctttaaaaaaaattccaatttcTTTTCCAAAACTAGTTATTGAAAACACAGAAGTTAGTCGCGAAAGAGTCACAAAATTTCTTGGTGTTCTCATTGACGAAAATAATACCTGGAATAAACATATTGCCTATATTGGaagcaaaatatcaaaaa tttttatgaaatgTGAATCCAGTACTTCTAAAAATGCTGATATAGCAAAGCTTTTGAATAGTTGTGGAACTGATGGTTTAGATCCATCAGAAGTCAACGTTGACCTGCACAATTTCTTTGAATATAGAGATCGTGAAAATGATTTCgatgatgattttttaatgtcTGATTTATCTGATAACCAAGCATCTTGCGGCGATAGATGA